The following proteins are co-located in the Xiphophorus maculatus strain JP 163 A chromosome 8, X_maculatus-5.0-male, whole genome shotgun sequence genome:
- the LOC102235033 gene encoding leucine-rich repeat transmembrane neuronal protein 4-like, which produces MGPLLCDGRLTCFLFPLLLLLRAPLLFSFGERTCPNSCRCEGKTIHCDSSGFLEVPENISVGCQGLSLRYNELHTLLPYQFAHLGQLLWIYLDHNQISVVDSRAFQGVRRLKELILSSNRIASLHNSTFHGVPNLRSLDLSYNKLEILQPGQFHGLRKLQNLHLRSNGLSNIPIRAFLECRSLEFLDLGYNRIKALTRTTFLGLQRLMELHLEHNQFSRINFFLFPRLANLRSLYLQWNRIRVVNQGLPWTWYTLQKLDLSGNEIQTLDPAVFHCLPNLQVLNLESNKLSNVSQEAVTAWISLTTISLAGNIWDCGAGICPLVAWLRNFRGSKDTTMICSSPKHLQGEKIMEVTRNHGICEENDYFMTETPSPMPELISDATAEPTFASTSCSPTTPPTSTFGPLPPFRLRPIPHPTYPGHMSKDTRNTAIRTRPTLISPPAMEHMALHKVVVGSVALFFTMSLILTIIYVLWRRYPGATRLLQQRPVVGRKRRKKSPEPEQNLSSQLQEYYMSYNPAATPEALEVLGNGTGSCTCTISGSRECENEYTCPRPLPGAWLGDVPTIH; this is translated from the coding sequence GTCCGCTGCTGTGTGATGGAAGGCTGACATGCTTTCTTTTCCCTCTGCTCCTGCTCCTGCGAGCTCCTTTGCTGTTCAGCTTTGGTGAGCGCACGTGCCCCAACAGCTGCCGCTGTGAGGGGAAAACGATCCACTGCGACTCCTCTGGGTTTTTAGAAGTCCCGGAAAACATCTCAGTAGGCTGCCAGGGTCTCTCCCTGCGCTACAATGAACTACATACCCTGCTACCTTACCAATTTGCTCACCTGGGACAGCTTCTTTGGATCTACCTGGACCATAATCAAATTTCAGTCGTTGACAGTCGAGCGTTCCAGGGAGTTCGAAGGCTTAAAGAGTTGATACTGAGCTCCAACCGGATCGCGTCTCTACATAACTCGACATTCCATGGCGTCCCCAACCTTCGTAGCCTTGACTTGTCCTACAACAAACTGGAAATCCTGCAGCCGGGTCAATTCCACGGCTTACGAAAACTACAAAACCTTCACCTGCGCTCAAACGGTCTCTCCAACATCCCGATTCGAGCGTTTTTGGAGTGCAGAAGTTTGGAATTTCTGGATTTGGGCTACAATCGAATCAAGGCTCTCACTCGCACCACCTTCTTGGGATTGCAAAGGCTGATGGAGTTGCATCTAGAGCACAACCAGTTCTCCAGGatcaatttttttctgtttccacgCTTAGCCAATCTGAGATCCCTCTATTTGCAGTGGAATCGCATCAGAGTGGTCAACCAGGGTCTTCCCTGGACTTGGTACACTCTGCAGAAACTGGATCTGTCCGGGAATGAAATTCAGACGCTAGACCCGGCTGTTTTCCACTGCTTACCCAACCTTCAAGTCCTGAACTTGGAATCCAACAAATTGTCCAATGTGTCCCAAGAGGCTGTGACGGCCTGGATCTCACTGACCACTATTAGCCTGGCTGGCAACATATGGGACTGTGGAGCGGGCATTTGCCCCCTTGTTGCCTGGTTGAGAAATTTCCGGGGCAGTAAAGACACCACCATGATCTGCAGCAGCCCCAAGCATCTCCAGGGAGAGAAAATCATGGAGGTCACACGGAACCACGGCATTTGCGAGGAGAATGATTACTTTATGACTGAAACGCCATCACCGATGCCGGAGCTAATCTCTGACGCCACAGCTGAACCAACCTTTGCCTCCACCAGTTGTTCGCCAACGACCCCACCAACCAGCACCTTTGGTCCCCTCCCACCCTTCAGACTTCGACCAATTCCTCATCCAACCTACCCAGGCCACATGAGCAAAGACACTAGAAACACAGCGATTCGCACTCGGCCCACCCTCATATCGCCCCCGGCGATGGAGCACATGGCGCTGCACAAAGTGGTGGTGGGCAGCGTGGCGCTCTTCTTCACCATGTCACTCATCTTGACCATTATCTATGTGCTGTGGCGGCGTTACCCGGGCGCTACGCGGTTGCTGCAGCAGCGGCCAGTGGTGGGACGGAAGCGGCGCAAAAAGAGCCCAGAGCCCGAACAAAACCTCAGCTCCCAACTCCAAGAGTATTACATGAGTTACAACCCCGCTGCCACACCAGAGGCACTGGAGGTGCTTGGCAACGGCACTGGTTCCTGCACTTGCACAATTTCTGGCTCCAGGGAGTGTGAG